A window of Cryptomeria japonica chromosome 3, Sugi_1.0, whole genome shotgun sequence contains these coding sequences:
- the LOC131045295 gene encoding probable inactive purple acid phosphatase 2 isoform X2, producing the protein MRVMFITKDNFKSYVKYGLEEEELHEMAEALSITYKQSDMCDAPANTSLGWRDPGYIHDAVLQRLEPGRRYYYQVGSDQSGWSSIQSFISRDKDSDETVAFLFGDLGTSVPYRTFLWTQEESKLTVKWLKRDIEELGDKTAFISHIGDISYARGYGWLWDFFFTQIEPLASKVPFHVCIGNHEYDWPLQPWKPEWASLLYGTDGGGECGVPYSLKFHMPGNSSLPTGTAAPPTKNLYYSFDLGVVHFLYISTETNFLRGSDQYAFIDQDLKNVDRSKTPFVVVQGHRPMYTTDNGLTDAPLRQKMIEHVEPLLVEYKVNLVLWGHVHKYERFCPMKNMSCGTLDNGADLPVHVVIGMGGQDWQPIWEPRPDHPTDPIFPQPARSLYRSIEFGYTRLYATREALTLSYIGNHDGQVHDVLEIRLKDSEKLSQIGFGF; encoded by the exons ATGCGTGTCATGTTTATCACCAAGGATAATTTCAAGAGCTATGTGAAATATGGGCTTGAAGAGGAAGAGCTGCATGAGATGGCAGAGGCTTTGTCCATCACTTATAAGCAATCTGATATGTGTGATGCACCTGCTAATACTAGCTTGGGATGGAGGGATCCGGGTTACATTCATGATGCTGTCCTGCAAAGATTGGAGCCAGGGAGGCGCTATTATTATCAG GTTGGAAGCGATCAAAGCGGTTGGAGTTCGATTCAGAGTTTTATATCTCGAGACAAAGATTCAGATGAAACCGTTGCCTTCCTCTTTGGTGACTTGGGAACATCGGTTCCGTATAGAACTTTTCTGTGGACCCAAGAGGAGAGCAAGCTTACGGTCAAATGGCTAAAACGTGACATAGAAGAACTTGGGGATAAGACTGCATTTATTTCACATATTGGTGACATCAGCTATGCCAGAGGTTATGGATGGTTATGGGATTTCTTCTTTACTCAGATTGAGCCTCTTGCATCCAAGGTCCCATTTCATGTTTGTATAGGAAATCATGAATATGATTGGCCATTACAACCATGGAAACCTGAATGGGCAAGCCTACTTTATGGGACAGATGGGGGTGGTGAATGTGGGGTGCCTTACAGCCTCAAGTTTCATATGCCTGGTAATTCTTCCCTTCCCACTGGAACTGCTGCTCCACCCACCAAAAATCTCTACTATTCATTTGACTTGGGAGTTGtacatttcttatatatatccactGAAACAAATTTCTTACGTGGAAGTGATCAGTATGCCTTCATAGATCAAGACTTGAAGAATGTTGACAGAAGTAAGACTCCTTTTGTAGTTGTTCAAGGTCACCGCCCCATGTATACCACTGACAATGGACTTACAGATGCCCCCCTACGCCAAAAGATGATTGAGCACGTAGAACCTCTTTTAGTAGAGTATAAAGTCAATCTTGTCTTATGGGGTCATGTTCACAAGTATGAGAGATTTTGTCCAATGAAAAACATGTCATGTGGAACCCTAGACAATGGTGCCGATCTTCCAgtgcatgttgtgattggaatgGGAGGGCAAGATTGGCAACCAATTTGGGAGCCTAGGCCCGACCATCCCACAGATCCAATCTTCCCACAACCTGCTAGGTCTCTTTACAGAAGCATCGAGTTTGGTTATACAAGACTTTATGCAACTAGGGAAGCATTGACACTTTCTTACATTGGTAATCATGATGGACAGGTCCATGATGTTTTAGAAATACGTCTAAAGGATAGTGAAAAGCTTTCTCAAATTGgatttggtttttga
- the LOC131045295 gene encoding probable inactive purple acid phosphatase 2 isoform X1 produces MGFIRDAFLMLVSSVVIVGVAQGVTLEAFPNILNTSGDNVTLQWEGISSPSDLDWVGIYSPANSADDHFIGYIFLSSCPNWKKGSCSINLPLINLRSPYEFRIFHWDRSQITNTTPVDSDHNPLPSTANLLARSQAVTFQNLNHPAQIHLAFTSNEDEMRVMFITKDNFKSYVKYGLEEEELHEMAEALSITYKQSDMCDAPANTSLGWRDPGYIHDAVLQRLEPGRRYYYQVGSDQSGWSSIQSFISRDKDSDETVAFLFGDLGTSVPYRTFLWTQEESKLTVKWLKRDIEELGDKTAFISHIGDISYARGYGWLWDFFFTQIEPLASKVPFHVCIGNHEYDWPLQPWKPEWASLLYGTDGGGECGVPYSLKFHMPGNSSLPTGTAAPPTKNLYYSFDLGVVHFLYISTETNFLRGSDQYAFIDQDLKNVDRSKTPFVVVQGHRPMYTTDNGLTDAPLRQKMIEHVEPLLVEYKVNLVLWGHVHKYERFCPMKNMSCGTLDNGADLPVHVVIGMGGQDWQPIWEPRPDHPTDPIFPQPARSLYRSIEFGYTRLYATREALTLSYIGNHDGQVHDVLEIRLKDSEKLSQIGFGF; encoded by the exons ATGGGTTTCATCAGAGATGCATTTTTAATGCTGGTGTCATCAGTAGTGATCGTGGGTGTGGCCCAAGGTGTAACACTGGAGGCATTTCCAAATATACTGAACACTTCTGGAGATAACGTCACTCTGCAATGGGAAGGCATTTCTTCTCCCTCGGACTTAGACTGGGTGGGTATTTATTCCCCTGCTAATTCTGCAGATGATCATTTCATAGGTTACATTTTTCTCTCCTCATGCCCAAATTGGAAAAAGGGTTCTTGTTCCATAAATCTTCCCCTCATCAACCTCAGGTCTCCTTATGAGTTCAGAATATTCCATTGGGACAGGTCCCAGATTACAAATACCACTCCAGTGGACTCAGATCATAATCCTCTGCCCTCCACTGCCAATCTACTGGCCAGAAGTCAGGCTGTCACGTTCCAGAACCTGAACCATCCAGCTCAGATCCACTTGGCATTTACTTCCAATGAAGATGAGATGCGTGTCATGTTTATCACCAAGGATAATTTCAAGAGCTATGTGAAATATGGGCTTGAAGAGGAAGAGCTGCATGAGATGGCAGAGGCTTTGTCCATCACTTATAAGCAATCTGATATGTGTGATGCACCTGCTAATACTAGCTTGGGATGGAGGGATCCGGGTTACATTCATGATGCTGTCCTGCAAAGATTGGAGCCAGGGAGGCGCTATTATTATCAG GTTGGAAGCGATCAAAGCGGTTGGAGTTCGATTCAGAGTTTTATATCTCGAGACAAAGATTCAGATGAAACCGTTGCCTTCCTCTTTGGTGACTTGGGAACATCGGTTCCGTATAGAACTTTTCTGTGGACCCAAGAGGAGAGCAAGCTTACGGTCAAATGGCTAAAACGTGACATAGAAGAACTTGGGGATAAGACTGCATTTATTTCACATATTGGTGACATCAGCTATGCCAGAGGTTATGGATGGTTATGGGATTTCTTCTTTACTCAGATTGAGCCTCTTGCATCCAAGGTCCCATTTCATGTTTGTATAGGAAATCATGAATATGATTGGCCATTACAACCATGGAAACCTGAATGGGCAAGCCTACTTTATGGGACAGATGGGGGTGGTGAATGTGGGGTGCCTTACAGCCTCAAGTTTCATATGCCTGGTAATTCTTCCCTTCCCACTGGAACTGCTGCTCCACCCACCAAAAATCTCTACTATTCATTTGACTTGGGAGTTGtacatttcttatatatatccactGAAACAAATTTCTTACGTGGAAGTGATCAGTATGCCTTCATAGATCAAGACTTGAAGAATGTTGACAGAAGTAAGACTCCTTTTGTAGTTGTTCAAGGTCACCGCCCCATGTATACCACTGACAATGGACTTACAGATGCCCCCCTACGCCAAAAGATGATTGAGCACGTAGAACCTCTTTTAGTAGAGTATAAAGTCAATCTTGTCTTATGGGGTCATGTTCACAAGTATGAGAGATTTTGTCCAATGAAAAACATGTCATGTGGAACCCTAGACAATGGTGCCGATCTTCCAgtgcatgttgtgattggaatgGGAGGGCAAGATTGGCAACCAATTTGGGAGCCTAGGCCCGACCATCCCACAGATCCAATCTTCCCACAACCTGCTAGGTCTCTTTACAGAAGCATCGAGTTTGGTTATACAAGACTTTATGCAACTAGGGAAGCATTGACACTTTCTTACATTGGTAATCATGATGGACAGGTCCATGATGTTTTAGAAATACGTCTAAAGGATAGTGAAAAGCTTTCTCAAATTGgatttggtttttga